CTTGCGAGTTAAATAATTTTCAATCGCTATTGGTGGCATTCGCATTTTACATATCCTACTTTGTTACAGCCCTACCCTCCTCATGGATACTACAAAAAACAGGTTTCAAGAATGGGATGGTACTTGGATTGCTAACCATGGTAGTTGGGGCATTACTCTTTATTCCTGCGGCATACACCAGAACTTATATGTTATTTCTAACCGGATTATTTATAATTGGGACTGGGCTATCAATCCTTCAAACTGCCGTAAATCCTTACGTAACCATAGTTGGCCCTATAGAAAGTGCAGCCAAACGTATTAGCATTATGGGCATTTGCAACAAACTAGCAGGAGTAATAGCTCCAATAATACTAGGAGCTATTATTCTTTCTGATGCTGATAATCTAACAACGGAATTAGCTCAATTAGATGTAACAGCCAAGGCGGTTAAATTAGACCAACTAGCCGAGCGTGTTATTTTACCATATATTTCAATGGCGATATTGCTTATTGGGTTGGCGATAATGGTTTATTTTTCTCCACTACCTGAAGTTTCAGAATCGGAAAGCGAACAAACAGGCGCAATTAATTCAAACACCAAATCTTCAATTATTCACTTTCCCAATCTTGTATTGGGTGTAATTGCACTTTTTCTTTATGTAGGTGCAGAAGTTATTGCAGCCGATACCATTGGCAGCTATGGACAATCGCAAAACATTCCCCTTTCTGAATCTAAAAATTTTCCTTCATTTACTTTGGCAGCAATGGTTATAGGTTATATTATTGGAATATTTACTATTCCTAAATACATAAGCCAAGAAAAGGCACTTGCCATATCTGCATCCATTGGTATATTATTCGGCACACTTGCAATTTTAACAAACGGATATGTTTCAGTTTTATTTATAGCCCTATTAGGACTAGCCAACGCACTTATGTGGCCTGCCATTTGGCCATTAGCAATAAAAGGACTTGGAAGGTTTACGCAGCTAGGTTCTGCACTATTAATAATGGCAATAGCCGGAGGTGCTTTACTACCATTACTGTATGGCTATCTTGCCGATTTATCTTTTATTGGCTACAAAAAGGCCTACTTAGTATTAATTCCGTGCTATGCTTTTATAATTTATTACAGCGTAAGTGGGTTCAAAAAAACAAAATGGTAGGTTATTTCTAATAATTTTTCAATTTTTACCTTTCGTATCAAAAAAATGCTATTTTTACAGGAATCAAAAAATGTTAAATAATGATAAAACAAACTAGATTATTTAATTATATATCAATAGTTTCTGTTTCAACTATTCTATCTGTAGGATTGTTGGGTTGTGGGGGTAATGTTCAAGAAGATACCAGCAACTTGGACTCTACAACAACAAAGGTTGATAGTAATGCATCTGGCATTATTAAGGTTAATGGTCAAATATTTAGTATTCCATCTCCTATACAAACTGCTCTTTTAATTAAAAAAGTAGGTTCTAATTACGATAAATCTATTCTTAATCAAACAAGTAAATCTACTTCTTACTCAACTAATTTCTCTAAGGCTTTAAACTTAGGAGTTTACGGAGCAGATTTAGGCTATATCTCAATTTACGAGCAATCGCAGGATGCAATTGGCTATCTAAATACAGTTAGAAAACTAGCTACAGATTTAGGTGTTATGGGCGCTTTTGACAATTCTGTAGTAGAAAGATTTAGCAAAAACATTGGCAACAAAGATTCGTTACTTACACTGGTTTCTGTGGCATATAGAGCAACGGATGCATATCTTAAGGAAAATCAGCGTAACGATGTAAGCAGCTTGGTACTTGCCGGTGGTTGGATTGAAAGCTTGCATTTTGCAGTAAGTTCTGCCAAAGGAAAAAACAATGCTGAGTTAAACAGAAGAATTGGCGAACAAAAAAGTTCTATTCTAAGCTTAATAAAAATGTTGAATGCGAATGCAGGTGAAACGCCTACAGCAGAATACACTGACCTAATTACAAAGCTAACTGATTTAGAAGCTGCTTTTGCTGGAGTAGAAATAAAATATTCTTTTGATAAACCTACAGTGGATGTAAATAATAAAACAACTACTGTAACCAGCAAATCGGAGGTAAATATTACTCCTGAACAACTTGATATTATTTCACAAAAAATTCAATCAATCAGAAATTTAATTGTAGGATAAACTATGAGAATAGCTAAATTATTATTTGCCTCTGCATTTTTATTTGCGTTTGTATTAAAATCAAATGCTCAATGCGATACTGTTGCTACACTTTGTGGAAAACACATTGGAAATAAATTTATTTCTGATGGTCAACAATACCGCTCGTTGTTATTAAACTCTGAAGAAACAGCTGAGTTTCACACAACATTTTACGGAGGTACGACATACCGAATTGCAGGTTGCAGCGGTTTGACAGATGGCAACTTAGTGTTTTCTGTTTTTGATGGAGAAAGAAATATGCTATTTACAAACATTGACTATAGAAATGCTCCATATTGGGATTTCAAAATAACAAACACCTTAGATTGTATTATTGAAGCTAAATTAGACGCTAACAGTAAAAGTTCAGGCTGCGCTGTAGTGCTTATCGGATTTAAACAACAATAGTTTTTTTAATTTACTCCCCTATTCTAATTTTTAATCTTACAACACTATGAGTGAACGAATACTCAAGGCATTGATGCAGCTTTTTGCCATCATTGCTCGTGTTGATGGAATTACTACTGATGGCAGAGCCATTGTACAATCATTTCTAAAACAACAACTTAATTTAGAACAGGTTGAGCTATATCTTAAATCGTTCGATGAATTTTTAGAAGCGCATCATCAAGTTTCCAAAAGAAAAGATGGCTCACAAAAACGCACATCAGTTAACTCTGTTAAGGTTCTAAAAATCTGTACTCAAATCAATGCAGAACTTACTCAGAAACAAAAAGTAGTTGTATTAATTCGTTTGTTAGAGTTTATTCATTCTAGCTACGAAATTTCTTCGCAAGAGCTTGAGTTTGTTACCACTGTAGCAGATACATTTAATATTGACGAGCAAGAATTTTTACGCTGCTTAAATTTTATTAAAAGCAACATCAACGATATTCCTGACTCTTCTAAGCTTTTAGTAATTGATAATAAAAAAGAAAACACACATGGTGTTAATACCAAACATATTTACTCAGAAGGTATTGGAAATGGACAAATAAGAGTATTGTGCATTCCAAGTGTAAATATGTATTCGCTGTACTATTTTGGCGATTCAGATTTATTATTAAATGGGCAGATAATTGGCAAAGAAAAAATCTATATTCTTACAGAAGGCTCGTCTATACGAAGCTCTAAAGTAAGCCCAATTTATTATAGCGATATAATTAGTGCCTTCTTAAGCGACACCTCAAAAGCTAAAGTATCTTTCGTAGCACATGATTTAGAATATAAATTTAAAGGCGGCAAAATTGGTTTACGAGATATTAATATAACAGAAGATTCCGGAAAGTTAATTGGCATAATGGGTGGTAGTGGTGCAGGAAAATCAACATTGCTTAATGTATTAAACAGTAATGAAGTTCCAAGTGGTGGCGCAGTACTTATAAATGGAATAAATATACACACCCAAAAAGATAAGATTGAAGGAGTAATCGGACATGTATCTCAAGATGATTTATTGATTGAAGAATTAACCGTTTACCAAAATTTATTTTACAACGCTAAACTTTGTTTTGGAAATTTGCAGGATGAGCAAATATCTCAAATGGTATTGGATTTACTTACCAGTCTTGGCTTATACGAAACAAAAGATTTAAAAGTTGGTTCCCCGTTAGAAAAAACTATTAGCGGTGGCCAACGTAAACGATTGAATATTGCACTCGAACTCATACGCGAACCTTCAGTTCTATTTGTAGATGAGCCAACCTCTGGGCTTTCATCTAGAGATTCGGAAAACATTATGGACCTTTTAAAGGAATTGGCTTTAAAAGGAAAATTAGTTTTTGTGGTTATACATCAACCATCGTCAGACATTTTTAAAATGTTTGACAAGCTAATGATTTTAGATGTTGGCGGATACCCTATTTATTATGGTAATCCGGTAGATGCGGTAATTTATTTTAAAACAATTATAAACCACGTAAACAGCAATGAAAGTGAGTGTCCGGAATGTGGTAACGTAAATCCGGAACAAATTTTTAATATAATTGAATCGAAGGTGTTGGATGAATATGGAAATCTTACTCACAACAGAAAGGTTTCCCCACTAGAATGGAATAAGTTTTATAAAGAAAATATCGAAAAAAAATCAGCACCTGTTTTATCAAATGGTGCTATTCCAGAAAGCACCTTCAAAATACCAACAAAACTAAAACAATTTAACGTATTTATTACACGCGATGTAAAATCAAAATTAACTAACAGTCAATACTTGGCTATTAATTTAATTGAATCGCCCCTACTTGCTTTTATTTTAGCTTATTTGGTTAAGTTTTACAATACAGACATCTCCAATAAAATAGGTTATATATTCCGTGAAAACGAAAACATAACAGCCTATTTATTTATGTGTGTTGTAGTTGCATTGTTTATTGGACTAACGGTAAGTGCCGAAGAAATTATTAGGGATAGAAAAATATTGAAAAGAGAATCGTTTTTAAATTTGAGTAGAAGCAGTTATCTCATTTCAAAAATATTTGTCATGTTTGTTCTATCTGCCATTCAAACAGTTATGTTTGTAGCAATGGGCAATTGGATATTAGATATAAATGGGATGTCTTTTGATTATTGGTTTGTATTATTTACTACATCTTGCTTTGCAAACATGTTAGGTTTAAATATTTCAGCAAGTTTTAATTCTGCCGTAACCATCTACATTTTAATTCCATTTTTAATTATACCTCAACTATTATTAAGCGGTGTAATTGTAAAATTCGACAAACTAAATCCATCCATTACATCTCAAAAACATGTTCCATTTACAGGAGAAATAATGACCTCTCGTTGGGCGTTTGAAGCTTTGGCCGTAAATCAATTCAAAAAAAATGGATATGAATCTGCTTTCTATATATATGATAAAGCAATGAGTATTGCTGATTTTAAGAAAAATTATTGGATACCAAAACTAAAAGCAAAAATTGATAAGTGCGAGAATATTTATAAAAATGCAGATGCAAAACAGGAAGTTACAGACGATATTAATTTATTGCGCAATGAACTTATAAAGGAAAACAAAGCTCAAAAACAATTGAAATTTGCGAATGCAGAACAACTAACTATTGAAACTTTTAGTAGCGAAAAAGCAGCAGAGTTGAGAGATTATCTTGCAAAACTAAACTCTTCGTATATCAAAAAATATAACAACGCAAGTAACGAAAAAGATAAGCTAATTTCTAAGCGTAATGCCACACCAGAAGCTAAAGAAGCATTTATGGTGCTTAAAAACAACCAAGAGAATGAAAGCCTAAACGATTTAGTAAGAAATAGTAATGAGCTAGATAAAATATTAGAAAAAGATGGAGAGCTTATTCAACGAGCAGATCCAATTTTCTTAGACCCTCAGCAATCTAATTTTGGGCGTGCACACTTTTTTGCACCTCGCAAAAAGTTTTTAGGAAAGTATTATGACACGTATTGGTTTAATATTTCTATTATTTGGTTAATGTCTTTTGTACTTTCAATTACACTGTACTTCGATTTACTTCGAAAACTGATAAATGGGTTGGAAGAGATAGTTTCTAGAATTACAAAAAAAGCTCCTGCTCAGGCATAAACTCATGTACGAGTTTAAAACTACACTACTAAAATTTGGAAAGAAAGGCGAAAAAACTGGTTGGACATACGTTTCAATTCCGTTAGATGTAGCTAATATAATTAATCCTTCTATTCGTAAATCATATCGAGTAAAGGGATTTATAGACTCACTTAAAATTAAATTGGTTGCAATTTTACCCGATGGAGATGGCTCTTTTATCATGCCTATTAATGCCGAAATGAGAAAGAGAATAAGGAAACAACAAGGAGCGGTTGTTACACTAAAATTGTCACTAGATACAGACCCACTGCCGCAATCAACCGATTTATTGGATTGTTTATTAGAAGCACCTGTTGCATTAAATAATTTTAAAAAGCTAACATTAGGTCATCAAAATTATTTTTCGAAATGGATAGAAAGCGCCAAAACTTCACATACAAAAGCCGACAGAATTACAAAAACAATAAAAGGACTTGAACTAGGTTTTAATTATGGTGAAATGATAAGGCATTTTAAAAAAAATTCTTAATTCTACGCTACTACATTTCTTAAGTAATCAAATATTTTAACCATACCCAACGTATCAAGCTTACAATATTCCTTTAGTGCGTCTTTTGTTTCACATATTTTAATAATGTCATTTTCGTGATACAATTTTTCGAATGCCATCATTGCTACAGCACCACTTTTAATTACTAGTTTATCGTAAGACAACTCAGGAAATAAAGCAGGAAGTACGTATTTCATAGAATGTGAACCTTTCATTGCCGGATGATAATAGTATTTATTTTCGAATGGAATTATTAAATCAACCATCCTATTTGTTATTTCTTTTAATTTATCAGCATAGACAGGATATTTTTTTATTAAGTCCTTTAAAATTTGTCGCTCAAAAGAAATATTGTAAACTAAAATAGTACCATCTACGCCCAAATCGTTTATCAAGCTCTGCATAAAAGGAATACGGGGATCTCCAAAAGGTTCTGCTAAAAATTCTTTATGCTCTAATGTTGATTTTTCGTCTTTATAAATATGTAACGAATACTGAAACGGGGTGTGTTGATATGGTTTATTCCCTTCAAAATAGGGAACTGCAGGCATAAAGGTTTCAAAGTCCAAAAAGTAAATAGGGTATTTTACCTGCCCAATAAATTGATTTAATCCGTCTTTATCTACAGTTGGATTATTGCTAATTGCGCTATCTATCTGCGTTTGCGTTGACTTTTTAAAAACAGATGAATCTTTTATATCGGTAATTTTTACAATTCCTTGATTGTATAAATCCAACTGGTCTTTTTTTGAAACACCAGATAGTTCAAACACACTCTCTTTGGGTAAATTGCTCCAACAATGGCCTTTAAAATCGCAATCGTAAGGAGAGAAGCAATGTTCTCCCACTCCAATTTCCGGAGCTTGAGATTCTGCAAGAGCGTTTTTAGCAATGTTTACTTGTGTTACAATTCTATCTTGCAACTCAATTAGCCTATCGGTAACGCATGTTACAGAGAAAAGCTTGGCTAAATCAAGCTCTTTTCCTCTGATATAATCCGGATCAATCAATATCAAATAAAAATTTTCAATGGCAATACCGGCATTCTTAATAACATAATATTGCAAGGCCGCATCATTAATATATGTATTGGTAAGCCTTACAGAACTTTTTACTTCATATACATTCCAATTTCCGGAGGGTGCTTTTTGCACAATATCAGCTGCAACATACACATTATTGTAAATAAATGACGCTTCGTAAATAGTTGTGTTTTCAATTAATGCTAATTGAGTTTCTTCAAACCCTTTATTATAGTCTCGATAAGACGGCTTCAACTCTACTCCGCCAGGAAAAAGCTTTTGGGCTAATTGTCCTACATTTATTCCTCTCTGAAATATGGCTTGTTTATCTTCGCTAATGGCATCTTTTAGATTGTAATTGTTTTTATACAGGTATAACGACTTCAAACATTGCAAAGACCTTATATAAGTTGATTTACTAAGAATAACTTTTTCCATTTAATTCTTAGTTTATTAATTCATCTGCAAATTTAGCGAAATCAATTCCATCAAAATTTCCCGAGCTCATTAATAACAAATTGGTATTATCAAATTTATTCTTCTTAATAAACTCTCTCACATCATTCGATGAAGTAAAAACCTTGATTGCATTATTCATGAACGATTGTTGTACTTGCTCTATAGTTATTGGTTTTAGTTTTTTATGTGCGATTGTATGCGGATTAAAATATACAACTGCTACATCACAATCGTCCATGGCGCCACTATATTCTTTCAAAAAATTTTCATTCAAACTACTAAATGTATGTAGCTCCATACAAGCAATTAATTTTCTATTAGGATACTGTTGCTTTGTAGCCATTATAGTCGCTTTCAGTTTAGATGGGGAGTGTGCGAAATCTTTATAAATAGCAGTTTGATCATTTTTCTTTACTAACTCTAATCTTTTAGCAGCTCCTTTAAAAGTGCTAATTGCATTATAAAAGTCGGCATCAGAAATACCAATTTTATTGCACACGATACGAGCACCGTTTAAGTTCATTAAATTATGATTGCCGAATACCTTTAGCGGAATATTTCCAAAAGATGTCTTAAGAAACGATACTCCATTTTCAATAAAATTTTCGGGAACAGCATACGGTAATTTTTCCAATCCAGATTTATTTTCGGTTACAACTTTTTGCACCCACTCATCTTCCTTACAATAAACAATTGTTCCATTAGGTTCAAACATATTTAAAAACTGCCTAAACTGATCTACATAGTTTTCAAAAGTCGGAAACACATTGATATGATCCCAAGCAATACCACTTAAAATTGCAATATGTGGTTTGTAAATATGAAATTTAGGTCGCCTATCAATTGGAGAGGCTAAATATTCATCGCCCTCAATTATTGCCACTTTAGATTCATGCTCCAAATTAACCATGGTTTCAAACCCTTCAAGCTGAGCTCCAACCAAGTAATCGCATTTTACATTATTGTGTTTTAGCACATGTAAAATAATTGATGTAATGGTTGTTTTACCGTGACTCCCGGCAACTACAACGCGAGTTTTATCTTTTGTTTGTTCGTATATATAATCCGGATACGAATATATTTTAAGCCCTAACTCTTGCGCTTTTAAAAGCTCAGGATTATCAATTCTGGCGTGCATGCCCAAAATAATTGCATCGATAGAACTATCAATACAAGAAGGATTCCACCCAATTTGAGAAGGTAATAAACCATACTTTAATAGTCGGCCTTTAGAAGGTTCTACTATTTCATCATCACTTCCCGTAACTTTATACCCTTTTTTATGAAGTGCAATGGCTAGATTGTGCATGGCACTACCTCCAACTGCAATAAAATGAACACGCATATTGT
The Bacteroidota bacterium DNA segment above includes these coding regions:
- a CDS encoding sugar MFS transporter, with amino-acid sequence MSQKSNLLPTIILGVLFFVFGFITWINGTLIPYLKIACELNNFQSLLVAFAFYISYFVTALPSSWILQKTGFKNGMVLGLLTMVVGALLFIPAAYTRTYMLFLTGLFIIGTGLSILQTAVNPYVTIVGPIESAAKRISIMGICNKLAGVIAPIILGAIILSDADNLTTELAQLDVTAKAVKLDQLAERVILPYISMAILLIGLAIMVYFSPLPEVSESESEQTGAINSNTKSSIIHFPNLVLGVIALFLYVGAEVIAADTIGSYGQSQNIPLSESKNFPSFTLAAMVIGYIIGIFTIPKYISQEKALAISASIGILFGTLAILTNGYVSVLFIALLGLANALMWPAIWPLAIKGLGRFTQLGSALLIMAIAGGALLPLLYGYLADLSFIGYKKAYLVLIPCYAFIIYYSVSGFKKTKW
- a CDS encoding ATP-binding cassette domain-containing protein: MSERILKALMQLFAIIARVDGITTDGRAIVQSFLKQQLNLEQVELYLKSFDEFLEAHHQVSKRKDGSQKRTSVNSVKVLKICTQINAELTQKQKVVVLIRLLEFIHSSYEISSQELEFVTTVADTFNIDEQEFLRCLNFIKSNINDIPDSSKLLVIDNKKENTHGVNTKHIYSEGIGNGQIRVLCIPSVNMYSLYYFGDSDLLLNGQIIGKEKIYILTEGSSIRSSKVSPIYYSDIISAFLSDTSKAKVSFVAHDLEYKFKGGKIGLRDINITEDSGKLIGIMGGSGAGKSTLLNVLNSNEVPSGGAVLINGINIHTQKDKIEGVIGHVSQDDLLIEELTVYQNLFYNAKLCFGNLQDEQISQMVLDLLTSLGLYETKDLKVGSPLEKTISGGQRKRLNIALELIREPSVLFVDEPTSGLSSRDSENIMDLLKELALKGKLVFVVIHQPSSDIFKMFDKLMILDVGGYPIYYGNPVDAVIYFKTIINHVNSNESECPECGNVNPEQIFNIIESKVLDEYGNLTHNRKVSPLEWNKFYKENIEKKSAPVLSNGAIPESTFKIPTKLKQFNVFITRDVKSKLTNSQYLAINLIESPLLAFILAYLVKFYNTDISNKIGYIFRENENITAYLFMCVVVALFIGLTVSAEEIIRDRKILKRESFLNLSRSSYLISKIFVMFVLSAIQTVMFVAMGNWILDINGMSFDYWFVLFTTSCFANMLGLNISASFNSAVTIYILIPFLIIPQLLLSGVIVKFDKLNPSITSQKHVPFTGEIMTSRWAFEALAVNQFKKNGYESAFYIYDKAMSIADFKKNYWIPKLKAKIDKCENIYKNADAKQEVTDDINLLRNELIKENKAQKQLKFANAEQLTIETFSSEKAAELRDYLAKLNSSYIKKYNNASNEKDKLISKRNATPEAKEAFMVLKNNQENESLNDLVRNSNELDKILEKDGELIQRADPIFLDPQQSNFGRAHFFAPRKKFLGKYYDTYWFNISIIWLMSFVLSITLYFDLLRKLINGLEEIVSRITKKAPAQA
- a CDS encoding DUF1905 domain-containing protein, which encodes MYEFKTTLLKFGKKGEKTGWTYVSIPLDVANIINPSIRKSYRVKGFIDSLKIKLVAILPDGDGSFIMPINAEMRKRIRKQQGAVVTLKLSLDTDPLPQSTDLLDCLLEAPVALNNFKKLTLGHQNYFSKWIESAKTSHTKADRITKTIKGLELGFNYGEMIRHFKKNS
- a CDS encoding DUF2779 domain-containing protein is translated as MEKVILSKSTYIRSLQCLKSLYLYKNNYNLKDAISEDKQAIFQRGINVGQLAQKLFPGGVELKPSYRDYNKGFEETQLALIENTTIYEASFIYNNVYVAADIVQKAPSGNWNVYEVKSSVRLTNTYINDAALQYYVIKNAGIAIENFYLILIDPDYIRGKELDLAKLFSVTCVTDRLIELQDRIVTQVNIAKNALAESQAPEIGVGEHCFSPYDCDFKGHCWSNLPKESVFELSGVSKKDQLDLYNQGIVKITDIKDSSVFKKSTQTQIDSAISNNPTVDKDGLNQFIGQVKYPIYFLDFETFMPAVPYFEGNKPYQHTPFQYSLHIYKDEKSTLEHKEFLAEPFGDPRIPFMQSLINDLGVDGTILVYNISFERQILKDLIKKYPVYADKLKEITNRMVDLIIPFENKYYYHPAMKGSHSMKYVLPALFPELSYDKLVIKSGAVAMMAFEKLYHENDIIKICETKDALKEYCKLDTLGMVKIFDYLRNVVA
- a CDS encoding peptidoglycan synthetase gives rise to the protein MRVHFIAVGGSAMHNLAIALHKKGYKVTGSDDEIVEPSKGRLLKYGLLPSQIGWNPSCIDSSIDAIILGMHARIDNPELLKAQELGLKIYSYPDYIYEQTKDKTRVVVAGSHGKTTITSIILHVLKHNNVKCDYLVGAQLEGFETMVNLEHESKVAIIEGDEYLASPIDRRPKFHIYKPHIAILSGIAWDHINVFPTFENYVDQFRQFLNMFEPNGTIVYCKEDEWVQKVVTENKSGLEKLPYAVPENFIENGVSFLKTSFGNIPLKVFGNHNLMNLNGARIVCNKIGISDADFYNAISTFKGAAKRLELVKKNDQTAIYKDFAHSPSKLKATIMATKQQYPNRKLIACMELHTFSSLNENFLKEYSGAMDDCDVAVVYFNPHTIAHKKLKPITIEQVQQSFMNNAIKVFTSSNDVREFIKKNKFDNTNLLLMSSGNFDGIDFAKFADELIN